A window of Ostreibacterium oceani genomic DNA:
GGTGAAGATGCCCCGTTATTAGCGACGGTGCTTCAAGGTAGCGTGGCGATAAGCCGCGTGAATGATTTGAACGAAGCAGTTAGCACGGCTATTCGTATCGCTGTTCCAGGGGATGTGGTGTTGTTATCACCAGCGTGTGCGAGTTTTGATATGTTTAGTAGTTATTTGGCGCGTGGTGACTTGTTTGAAAAAATAGTAAGGGAGTGGATTGATGCATAAAACAATGGTTTCTAGACAGCAAACAATAACGCATTCGCCATTGCAGGATTTTTATCAGACGCAAACAACGCAAAGCCGTTGGTCAGGCCTGTTATTTCCTGATAAATTATTGGTGTTTAGTTTGCTATTGTTGATGCTTTATGGCTGGGTAATGCTAACTAGTGCCTCGATGCCACGGGCAGGAAGCTATGGTTCGCCTTTTGCGATATCATTGCGCCAAGGCTTATACATGGGGCTAGGGTTTGTTATCGCCTATGCTGTTTTTATGGTGCCTTCTAATTGGTGGTTTAAGCATTCGTACCGAATCTTATTGGTTGGATTTGGTTTTTTATTGTTGGTGTTAGTGCCCGGTGTCGGGCGTGAAATTAATGGCGCGATGCGCTGGATTCCGCTAGGTATCGTTAATATTCAGGCATCTGAATTTGCTAGGGTTTGCATGATGATTTATGCGGCTGCGTATTTGCATCGCTATCAGAATCAAATTCATAAGTCACTCTGGGCGATGCTTAGGTTGCTGATTGTATTAGCGGTATTTGCCGTGCTGCTGTTAAAACAACCCGATTTTGGCGCAACTGTCGTCATTGGTGCGACCGTATTGGGTATGATTTTTTTAGCGGGCGTATGTTTGGTTCGCTTTGTTTCGTGTTCGATTGCAGTGGCTATTGTTGCAGCGCTGGTATTGGTTGCAGCGCCTTATCGGCGTGCACGATTGGTGAGTTTTTTAGACCCTTGGGAAGATGCGTTTGGTAGCGGTTATCAATTGGTGCAATCGCTAATTGCCATTGGGCGTGGTGAGACCCTCGGTGTCGGGATGGGGGAAAGCATTCAAAAACACCATTATTTACCTGAGGCACACACTGATTTTATTTTTTCTATTATTGCCGAAGAGCTAGGATTGGTCGGCGTTTGTGTGTTAATGATACTGTTTACGATTGTCGTTTGGCGTGCGTTTGTCATTGCCAGTAATGCCGACAAAGTGCGTATGCGGTTTGCGAGTTGTCTGGCCTACGGTATTGGCGTGTGGTTAGCGATTCAATCGTTAATCAACATGTCGGTTGCGACAGGTATCTTGCCAACAAAAGGTTTGACGCTACCCATGATAAGCTTTGGCGGGTCGTCTTTGTTGGCCAGTTTTATTTTGTTTGCATTGCTGCTGCGTATTGATAGTGAATCACGCTACCTATTAGCGCGACAAGGGGAGGTGACTGCAAAAAATAAAGCAAATAATCAAATAAACAGGCAAATAGATAGGCAAATAGATAGATCAGGACAAGGGATGCCAAATGACTGATGCTATGCCGTTAACAGCCGCGCCCTTGACCGGTAAGACCATTATGATTGGTGCGGGTGGTACGGGCGGTCATGTGTATCCTGCTTTGGCGGTAGCGCACGAATTGCAAGCGTTAGGTGCGACGGTGCATTGGTTGGGCACGGCTGAGGGGATTGAGTCACGTTTAGTCCCTGATGCAGGACTTGCCCTATCAACCATCCGCATACAAGGTGTGCGGGGTAATGGGCTAAAGCGATTAGTGAAAGCGCCGTTGGCGATTTTACACGCCATACGACAGGCAAAAGCGGTGTTGTCTCAATACCAACCTGATGTGTATATTGGCTTTGGTGGTTTTGCCAGTGGTCCAGGTGCGGCGGCGGCAAAATGGTTGTCTATTCCAGTGATTATTCACGAGCAAAACGCCGCCATGGGGCTCACCAATCGATTGGCATCTCGCTGGGCAAAGCGTGTGTTGCTGGCGTTTCCGCTAGCGCGTGAAAAAACACGTGGCGAGCGAAATCATGGGCATAGTCGCGGTGAAATCGTCGGTAATCCTGTGCGTCAATCTATTGCGCAGTTAGCGGCACAAGGTAGCCGATATGGCCGATTGCATGACGCCAATCAGCCCGTCCGGGTATTAATCGTCGGGGGAAGTTTGGGCGCGAAAGCAATCAATGAAGTCATACCAGAGGCTGTTTTGCCCCTATTGCCCAATATTACCGTGACCCACCAGACGGGGGCAACTACCTTTGAACAAACGTCGGCTGCTTATCAAGCCTTGGGTATTTTAGCGCAAGTAGACTGTCGGGCCTATATCGACGATATGGCGGCAGCTTATGCAAATAGTGATTTAGTCATTGCACGGGCTGGGGCTTTGACGGTGAGCGAAATAGCGACAGTTGGGTTGGCTGCTATTTTTGTTCCGCTACCACATGCGGTTGATAATCATCAGTTTTTGAATGCAAAATTTCTTGTTGATGCAGGGGCGGCTGTGATTGTGCCACAAGATGAGTTAACGGCGCACCGCCTTAAAAACGAAATACAAACCCTCATGGCTGCAAAAACGCAGTTGAGCGAAATGGGGAATCATGCCCTGCAACAGAGCCATGCGCATGCGTTATCGACAATTGTAGCGGTTGTTCAGGAGGTATTAGATGACGTGTGATAATGTGAAGTACGATAATCAGCCACGTAAGCATATGCGCCGCGTGAATCATATTCATTTTGTGGGGATTGGTGGCGCTGGAATGAATGGCATTGCTGAGGTGATGGTGAATTTGGGCTATGCTGTGTCGGGCTCAGATATTCAGTCATCCAGTGCAACGCAAAGGCTGCAATCACTAGGCGTCGATGTCACAGTGGGGCATCAAGCCGAACAAGTGAATAAAGCCGATGTTGTCGTTAAATCGACAGCAATTCAATCAGATAACCCCGAGATAATCGCGGCGCATGCCGCGAGAATTCCAGTAGTCAGCCGCGCGGAGATGCTGGCTGAAATTATGCGTTATCGATTTGGCATCGCTGTTTCAGGGACACATGGAAAAACCACCACGACGTCGATTTTGGCCTCGCTATTGGGCGATGCAGGATTAGACCCGACGTTTGTTATTGGTGGCGTGTTAAATCGCGCAGGCACGAGCGCAAAACTCGGACAAAGCGATTATTTAATTGCCGAGGCGGATGAATCGGATGCCTCGTTTTTGCATCTAACGCCAATGCTAACGGTGGTAACGAATATCGATGCAGACCATTTAGAGACGTACGGTGGAGATTTTTCGGTTTATCGACAAACGTTCGTTGATTTTTTACAACGAATGCCGTTTTATGGGCTGGCCGTGGTTTGTTATGATGATGTCAATATTCAAAAAATCCTACCAGATATAGGGCGCCCTGTCGTGACGTATGGAAGCGCTGCGGATTGCGATATTTATGTTAAAGACATCCGTACAACAGGCTTGATGACAAGCTTTGATGTGGTGTTTTCGCGAGATAACCCAAGCGCCTGTGTCACCTTTGATTTACAAATGCCAGGCAAACATAATGTTTTGAATGCGCTTGCTGCGATTGCCGTTGCGCATGAACTAGATGTGCCTATGCAACAAATCCAACAAGGGGTTGCTAATTTTAATGGCGTTGGACGGCGTTTTACGTTGCGTGGATATTTATCCAAGGCACAAGCACAAATTCCGGTATTCGAAGACTATGGGCATCATCCCCGAGAGCTTTCTGCTGTCTTATCGGCGGCGAAAGCGGCTTTTCCCGATAAGCGAATTTTTGCGGTCTTTCAGCCGCATCGGTTTTCTCGTACACGGGATTTATTTGATGATTTTGCCAATGTGTTGGCGCAGTTTGATAAATTGATTCTGACCCGCGTTTATGCCGCGGGTGAGGCGCATATTCCTGATGCAGATGGACGCGCGTTAGCACGTGCCATTCGAGCGCGGGGTGGGGTTGAGCCGATCTTTGTACCTGAGTTTGACAAAATATCTGAGCAAACGATTCATGTTGCGAATGCTGATGATGTCATTTTGGTTTTGGGTGCTGGGTCTATCGGTCAAATCGCCACGCAAGTTGTTATGCAAACTGCCATGCAAACTGACATACAAGCCGTATCAAAAGACGCATCGAATAGTTCAAACACTAGCGGAGGAGACTAATATGTCGAACGCACTAGACACTAACGCATTAGACACCAGCGCATGGCTTTCTCCTGAGCAGATTCAAGCGCTTGGCAAGGTCGGTGTGTTGTATGGCGGGTTTTCTGCTGAACGCACGGTCTCTTTGGCAACAGGTAGTGCGATATACAATGCGTTGATTGACGCGGGTATTGACGCCGAGCTATACGATGTTGACCGACAATTTTTGTCGGTATTAATCGATAAGCCGTTTGATTTTGCCTTTATTGCCCTGCACGGACGTGGTGGTGAAGACGGCACGCTACAAGCGATATTAGACTGGCTTGAAATTCCTTATGTTGGTAGTGGGATGCAGGCATCTGCTATTGCGATGGATAAGGTCAAAACCAAACAAATTTGGCAAGCATCTGGTTTGCCAGTGTTGCCGCAAATGCTATTGCATGCGGGTGTTTGCCCCGCTGATGTCGTCGCCCAAGTTGGGTTGCCGCTAGCCATCAAGCCTGCTTTAGAAGGCTCTAGTGTGGGTATTAGCAAAGTGTGCAGTGAAGCGGAAATTATGCCTGCGTATGAAAAAGCGCGGGGTTATGACCGTGTGATTATGGCAGAGCGCTGGGTGGAAGGTGACGAGCTAACTGGCGCCATTATCGGTGATGAAGTGATGCCACTGATTCGAATTCGAATGCAAACGGGCTTTTATGACTATGAAGCGAAA
This region includes:
- the ftsW gene encoding putative lipid II flippase FtsW, coding for MHKTMVSRQQTITHSPLQDFYQTQTTQSRWSGLLFPDKLLVFSLLLLMLYGWVMLTSASMPRAGSYGSPFAISLRQGLYMGLGFVIAYAVFMVPSNWWFKHSYRILLVGFGFLLLVLVPGVGREINGAMRWIPLGIVNIQASEFARVCMMIYAAAYLHRYQNQIHKSLWAMLRLLIVLAVFAVLLLKQPDFGATVVIGATVLGMIFLAGVCLVRFVSCSIAVAIVAALVLVAAPYRRARLVSFLDPWEDAFGSGYQLVQSLIAIGRGETLGVGMGESIQKHHYLPEAHTDFIFSIIAEELGLVGVCVLMILFTIVVWRAFVIASNADKVRMRFASCLAYGIGVWLAIQSLINMSVATGILPTKGLTLPMISFGGSSLLASFILFALLLRIDSESRYLLARQGEVTAKNKANNQINRQIDRQIDRSGQGMPND
- the murG gene encoding undecaprenyldiphospho-muramoylpentapeptide beta-N-acetylglucosaminyltransferase — encoded protein: MTDAMPLTAAPLTGKTIMIGAGGTGGHVYPALAVAHELQALGATVHWLGTAEGIESRLVPDAGLALSTIRIQGVRGNGLKRLVKAPLAILHAIRQAKAVLSQYQPDVYIGFGGFASGPGAAAAKWLSIPVIIHEQNAAMGLTNRLASRWAKRVLLAFPLAREKTRGERNHGHSRGEIVGNPVRQSIAQLAAQGSRYGRLHDANQPVRVLIVGGSLGAKAINEVIPEAVLPLLPNITVTHQTGATTFEQTSAAYQALGILAQVDCRAYIDDMAAAYANSDLVIARAGALTVSEIATVGLAAIFVPLPHAVDNHQFLNAKFLVDAGAAVIVPQDELTAHRLKNEIQTLMAAKTQLSEMGNHALQQSHAHALSTIVAVVQEVLDDV
- the murC gene encoding UDP-N-acetylmuramate--L-alanine ligase; this encodes MTCDNVKYDNQPRKHMRRVNHIHFVGIGGAGMNGIAEVMVNLGYAVSGSDIQSSSATQRLQSLGVDVTVGHQAEQVNKADVVVKSTAIQSDNPEIIAAHAARIPVVSRAEMLAEIMRYRFGIAVSGTHGKTTTTSILASLLGDAGLDPTFVIGGVLNRAGTSAKLGQSDYLIAEADESDASFLHLTPMLTVVTNIDADHLETYGGDFSVYRQTFVDFLQRMPFYGLAVVCYDDVNIQKILPDIGRPVVTYGSAADCDIYVKDIRTTGLMTSFDVVFSRDNPSACVTFDLQMPGKHNVLNALAAIAVAHELDVPMQQIQQGVANFNGVGRRFTLRGYLSKAQAQIPVFEDYGHHPRELSAVLSAAKAAFPDKRIFAVFQPHRFSRTRDLFDDFANVLAQFDKLILTRVYAAGEAHIPDADGRALARAIRARGGVEPIFVPEFDKISEQTIHVANADDVILVLGAGSIGQIATQVVMQTAMQTDIQAVSKDASNSSNTSGGD
- a CDS encoding D-alanine--D-alanine ligase gives rise to the protein MSNALDTNALDTSAWLSPEQIQALGKVGVLYGGFSAERTVSLATGSAIYNALIDAGIDAELYDVDRQFLSVLIDKPFDFAFIALHGRGGEDGTLQAILDWLEIPYVGSGMQASAIAMDKVKTKQIWQASGLPVLPQMLLHAGVCPADVVAQVGLPLAIKPALEGSSVGISKVCSEAEIMPAYEKARGYDRVIMAERWVEGDELTGAIIGDEVMPLIRIRMQTGFYDYEAKYVTGATAYECPCGLPAEQEAAIQTLMKSAAKAIGVKDWSRVDVMLDAAQQPWLLEINTIPGMTPTSLVPKAAKQAGMRFEDTVIKILKTSWESYHA